The following proteins are co-located in the Camelina sativa cultivar DH55 chromosome 12, Cs, whole genome shotgun sequence genome:
- the LOC104732286 gene encoding adenosylhomocysteinase 1, whose translation MALLVEKTSSGREYKVKDMSQADFGRLELELAEVEMPGLMACRTEFGPSQPFKGARITGSLHMTIQTAVLIETLTALGAEVRWCSCNIFSTQDHAAAAIARDSAAVFAWKGETLQEYWWCTERALDWGPGGGPDLIVDDGGDATLLIHEGVKAEEIFEKTGQVPDPTSTDNPEFQIVLSIIKEGLQVDPKKYHKMKERLVGVSEETTTGVKRLYQMQQNGTLLFPAINVNDSVTKSKFDNLYGCRHSLPDGLMRATDVMIAGKVAVVCGYGDVGKGCAAAMKTAGARVIVTEIDPICALQALMEGLQVLTLEDVVSEADIFVTTTGNKDIIMVDHMTKMKNNAIVCNIGHFDNEIDMLGLETYPGVKRITIKPQTDRWVFPETKTGIIVLAEGRLMNLGCATGHPSFVMSCSFTNQVIAQLELWNEKSSGKYEKKVYVLPKHLDEKVAALHLGKLGARLTKLSKDQSDYVSIPIEGPYKPPHYRY comes from the exons ATGGCGTTGCTCGTTGAGAAGACCTCAAGTGGCCGTGAATACAAGGTCAAAGACATGTCCCAAGCCGATTTCGGTCGTCTCGAACTCGAGCTCGCCGAAGTTGAGATGCCTGGACTCATGGCTTGCCGTACTGAGTTCGGTCCTTCTCAGCCATTCAAAGGCGCTAGAATCACCGGATCTCTTCACATGACCATCCAAACCGCCGTACTCATCGAAACCCTAACCGCTCTCGGCGCTGAGGTCAGATGGTGTTCCTGCAACATCTTCTCCACCCAAGACCACGCCGCCGCCGCGATCGCTCGTGACTCCGCCGCTGTTTTCGCCTGGAAGGGTGAGACTCTTCAGGAGTACTGGTGGTGCACGGAGCGTGCTCTTGATTGGGGTCCAGGTGGTGGCCCTGACCTGATTGTTGACGATGGTGGTGACGCCACGCTTTTGATCCATGAGGGAGTCAAGGCTGAGgagatctttgagaagactggTCAGGTCCCTGACCCTACTTCTACTGATAACCCTGAGTTCCAGATCGTCTTGTCTATCATCAAGGAAGGTCTCCAAGTTGACCCCAAGAAGTACCACAAGATGAAGGAGAGACTTGTTGGTGTCTCTGAGGAAACCACCACTGGTGTTAAGAGGCTTTACCAGATGCAGCAAAACGGAACTCTTTTGTTCCCTGCTATTAACGTCAACGACTCTGTCACCAAGAGCAAG TTCGACAACTTGTACGGTTGCCGTCACTCACTCCCTGATGGTCTCATGAGGGCTACTGATGTCATGATCGCTGGAAAGGTCGCTGTTGTCTGTGGATATGGTGATGTTGGAAAGGGTTGTGCTGCTGCCATGAAGACTGCTGGTGCCAGAGTCATCGTGACTGAGATTGATCCCATCTGTGCCCTTCAAGCTTTGATGGAAGGTCTTCAGGTTCTTACCCTTGAGGATGTTGTCTCAGAAGCTGACATCTTTGTCACCACCACCGGTAACAAGGACATCATCATGGTTGACCACATGACCAAGATGAAGAACAACGCCATTGTGTGCAACATTGGTCACTTTGACAACGAGATCGACATGCTCGGACTCGAGACTTACCCAGGTGTTAAGCGTATCACAATCAAGCCCCAGACTGACAGGTGGGTGTTCCCAGAGACCAAGACCGGAATCATTGTCTTGGCTGAGGGTCGTCTCATGAACTTGGGTTGTGCCACTGGTCACCCTAGTTTCGTCATGTCTTGCTCTTTCACCAACCAGGTGATTGCCCAGCTCGAGCTCTGGAACGAGAAGTCAAGCGGAAAGTACGAGAAGAAGGTGTACGTTCTTCCCAAGCATTTGGATGAGAAGGTCGCAGCACTTCACTTGGGCAAGCTTGGAGCCAGGCTCACCAAGCTTTCAAAGGACCAATCTGACTACGTCAGCATTCCAATTGAGGGACCATACAAGCCTCCTCACTACAGgtactga
- the LOC104732284 gene encoding putative defensin-like protein 88, which translates to MAMEKFSYFLLPLLMVFAFILPSMISVEVIPCIPGSTCSRNLTCNVLCKLKGYKLGGFCQKYVGKKTGNCCCHPGFESQDSSISDDINVLIPN; encoded by the exons ATGGCCATGGAGaagttttcatattttctatTACCGTTATTGATGGTGTTTGCTTTCATCCTTCCATCAATGATTTCAG TCGAAGTAATACCATGCATACCAGGATCAACATGTTCACGCAATCTAACATGCAATGTACTTTGCAAATTAAAAGGATACAAATTAGGAGGGTTCTGCCAAAAATATGTAGGCAAAAAGACCGGCAATTGTTGTTGTCATCCTGGCTTTGAATCTCAAGACTCTTCCATATCCGACGATATTAATGTACTAATTCCTAATTAA
- the LOC104732285 gene encoding protein RALF-like 31: MLNSVAMVFFAILLLKISDAISISSPNGEIDAMLVRNSLIIGEDEDLMPSEISRRVLMAHKRYIGYETLRRDMVPCQKPGASYYDCRSGQANSYSRGCETITRCARDTSDINT, encoded by the coding sequence ATGTTAAACTCTGTCGCGATGGTGTTTTTCGCCATCCTTCTCCTCAAAATCTCCGATGCCATCTCGATCTCGTCGCCTAACGGAGAGATCGACGCAATGCTAGTCCGAAACAGCCTCATCatcggagaagacgaagatctGATGCCGTCGGAGATCAGCCGGAGAGTTCTCATGGCGCATAAACGTTACATCGGATACGAAACCTTAAGGAGAGACATGGTTCCTTGTCAGAAACCAGGAGCTTCCTACTACGATTGCCGCTCCGGACAAGCTAATTCTTACAGCAGAGGTTGCGAAACCATTACTAGATGTGCTCGAGACACCAGCGACATCAACACCTGA
- the LOC104733679 gene encoding F-box/kelch-repeat protein At3g06240-like has product MDVRGKGGSNHEASPTKLPYLPGELITEIFLRSHARSLGRFRCLSKPFHSLLSDPNFAKKHVDHNTVRFGHRRLILSSNSSLNLYGLLSDPKFTIMHLDHNAVRSRHRRPCNNLFAVDFDSIRDGCGGIRDLTAVVLDDPLKEDEYDLKLDSGVIYRTSSVYISGSSNGLVLVRMASNANGVFLCNPTTGESKRLPDVPEYLRSSSSETWFSYGFGFDSLTNDYKVVNCIDHGNDYYVYSLKKDSWRRRICNIPYTGVSLTSSVELNGAIHWISLISGEENLR; this is encoded by the coding sequence ATGGATGTAAGGGGCAAAGGAGGGAGCAATCACGAAGCTTCACCGACGAAACTGCCCTACCTTCCTGGAGAGTTAATCACAGAAATTTTCCTTCGATCACATGCTAGGTCATTAGGGAGATTCAGATGCTTATCAAAGCCTTTTCACTCTCTGTTGTCCGATCCCAACTTTGCGAAGAAACATGTAGATCATAACACGGTACGTTTTGGCCACCGCAGACTTATCCTATCTTCTAATAGTAGTCTTAATCTATATGGTTTGTTGTCCGATCCCAAGTTTACGATAATGCATCTCGATCATAACGCTGTACGTTCGAGACACCGTAGACCTTGTAATAATCTATTTGCTGTGGATTTTGATTCGATCCGTGATGGTTGTGGAGGAATTAGGGATTTGACTGCCGTGGTACTAGATGACCCGCTTAAAGAAGATGAATATGACCTGAAATTGGATTCAGGTGTAATATATAGAACAAGTAGCGTTTATATCTCCGGATCTTCGAACGGGTTGGTGTTGGTGCGTATGGCTTCGAATGCGAATGGTGTCTTCTTGTGTAACCCGACCACCGGAGAATCCAAGAGACTACCGGACGTGCCTGAATATCTGCGTTCCAGTTCCAGTGAAACTTGGTTTAGTTATGGTTTTGGTTTCGATTCTCTGACCAATGATTACAAAGTGGTGAACTGTATTGATCATGGTAACGACTATTATGTCTACTCACTGAAGAAAGATTCGTGGAGGCGGAGGATATGCAATATTCCTTATACGGGAGTCTCTTTGACGAGCTCTGTGGAACTCAACGGGGCGATCCATTGGATTTCCCTGATTAGTGGGGAGGAGAATCTCAGATAG
- the LOC104733681 gene encoding uncharacterized protein LOC104733681 has translation MSSLEESSSATKKAVGQQPETHVVSPYTLSSSDNPGSMISSVLLTGDNYNEWATEMLNALQAKRKTGFINGTIPKPAGDDPNLENRMTVNSMIVGWIRTSIEPKVKSTVTFIANAHRLWLDLKQRFSVGNKVRVHQLKSQLASCRQEGQAVIDYYGKLCSLWEEYHIYKPLTVCSCGLCTCGATSAPAKEREEEKVHQFVLGLDKSRFGGLCATLDAMDPRTSLGEVYSRVIREEQRLCSNRQREQKEKAVGFLTRPDATGGSKPDSIVSKSRLSCSHCGHTGHDKRDCWQLVGFPDWWTERSEKSNNGRGSSSRGRGGRGSPSNSGGRGRSQMVAAHATSSNSSVFPKFTQEHLKAFTQFLQEKSNNSTSAGDSSNKLSVKLKLGNVILDTGASHHMTGNLSLLINVVPISPSPVGFTDGSKTFAISMGVFPLSNNVKLTNGLFVPSLNCTLISDHFSKTLIGSGEERDGVYYLTDVATTKIHMASAIFDQALWHRRLGHPSFSVLSAYLCFLVPRLLLALRLVTQFGKAIKTVRTDNGTKFMCLSPYFRANGIVHQTSCVAMPQQNGRVERKHRHILNVARALLFQASLPIKFWGEVVLTAAYLINRTPSTLHSGRSPYEILHDCKPAYDQLRVFGSACYVHRTTRDKDKVCQHSRKCVFVGYPVGKKGWKAFDIERNEFLVFRDVAFQEDVFRYAVVSSSPTVVSSSPTSCDDDWIVSTSELENSDHSSPVSLPVNPPTPELVAPTVPPVSQVLQSSPAPRHSKRTPKPSVRLTDYVLYNANYTPSSSHALPDLSSVFDNGRRYVSVSFDRLCFGC, from the exons ATGTCTAGCTTAGAAGAGAGTTCTTCTGCAACTAAGAAAGCTGTTGGTCAACAGCCAGAGACACATGTGGTGTCCCCTTACACCTTGTCAAGCTCCGACAACCCCGGTTCGATGATCTCGTCAGTTTTGTTAACAGGCGACAACTATAACGAGTGGGCAACGGAGATGTTAAACGCTCTTCAAGCTAAACGCAAGACAGGTTTCATTAATGGAACGATCCCTAAACCAGCTGGTGACGATCCCAATTTGGAGAATAGGATGACGGTGAACTCCATGATTGTTGGTTGGATAAGGACTTCGATCGAACCAAAGGTCAAGTCCACTGTAACATTTATCGCCAACGCTCATCGGTTGTGGTTGGATTTGAAGCAGCGCTTCTCTGTTGGGAACAAGGTGCGTGTTCATCAACTTAAAAGTCAGCTTGCGTCTTGTCGACAAGAGGGTCAAGCGGTTATCGACTACTATGGCAAACTGTGTTCTCTTTGGGAGGAATATCATATTTACAAGCCTCTCACAGTGTGTTCTTGTGGCTTGTGTACCTGTGGAGCTACCTCTGCTCCGGCTAAAGAAAGGGAGGAAGAGAAGGTTCATCAGTTCGTATTGGGTCTCGATAAATCCAGGTTTGGTGGTTTGTGTGCCACTCTTGATGCGATGGATCCTCGTACTTCTCTCGGTGAAGTTTATAGCCGAGTAATAAGAGAGGAACAGAGGTTGTGTTCTAATCGTCAACGAGAACAAAAAGAGAAGGCTGTGGGTTTTCTTACTCGTCCTGATGCTACTGGTGGAAGCAAACCAGACTCCATTGTAAGCAAGAGTCGTCTCTCTTGTTCTCACTGCGGGCACACTGGTCATGACAAACGTGACTGTTGGCAGCTCGTCGGCTTCCCAGACTGGTGGACAGAGAGGTCTGAAAAGAGTAATAATGGTCGTGGTTCCAGCAGCAGAGGAAGAGGCGGTCGTGGTTCTCCTTCCAACAGCGGTGGCCGTGGACGTAGTCAGATGGTTGCTGCACATGCTACCAGCTCGAACTCCTCTGTTTTTCCTAAGTTTACACAAGAACACTTGAAGGCTTTTACCCAGTTTCTTCAAGAAAAATCCAACAATAGCACTTCCGCAGGCGACAGTTCCAACAAGTTGTCTGTTAAGCTTAAGCTTGGCAATGTTATTTTGGATACTGGAGCATCTCATCACATGACAGGGAATCTCTCCTTACTCATCAATGTGGTTCCTATTTCACCAAGTCCAGTTGGATTTACTGATGGAAGTAAAACCTTTGCTATAAGCATGGGAGTGTTTCCACTCTCAAACAATGTCAAGTTGACTAATGGTCTCTTTGTGCCTTCACTCAACTGCACATTGATCTCt GACCATTTTTCGAAGACTTTGATTGGAAGCGGTGAAGAGCGTGATGGTGTGTATTATCTTACAGATGTGGCTACAACAAAGATTCATATGGCAAGTGCGATTTTTGATCAGGCTTTGTGGCATCGACGTTTAGGACATCCTAGTTTTTCGGTTCTTTCGGCTTACCTATGTTTTCTTGTTCCTCGTCTTCTGTTAGCTCTTCGTCTTGTGAC ACAGTTTGGTAAAGCGATCAAGACAGTTCGAACCGACAATGGCACAAAATTCATGTGCCTTTCCCCTTATTTTCGTGCCAATGGTATTGTCCATCAGACGTCTTGTGTGGCTATGCCTCAGCAGAATGGTCGAGTAGAACGGAAGCATCGACACATTCTCAATGTTGCTAGGGCTTTGTTGTTTCAGGCAAGTTTGCCTATCAAGTTTTGGGGTGAAGTTGTGCTCACTGCCGCCTATTTGATCAACCGTACTCCATCTACTCTTCATTCTGGTCGCAGTCCTTATGAAATTCTTCATGATTGCAAGCCTGCTTATGATCAGCTCCGAGTGTTTGGTTCTGCGTGTTATGTTCATCGTACTACAAGGGACAAGGATAAGGTATGTCAACATAGCCGCAAGTGTGTATTTGTGGGTTATCCTGTTGGCAAAAAAGGTTGGAAGGCGTTTGATATTGAACGCAACGAGTTTCTTGTGTTTCGTGATGTTGCCTTTCAAGAAGATGTGTTTCGTTATGCGGTTGTGTCTTCTTCTCCAACTGTTGTGTCTTCGTCTCCGACttcttgtgatgatgattggaTAGTTAGTACTTCGG AGTTGGAGAATTCGGATCATTCCTCTCCAGTTTCCCTGCCGGTTAATCCTCCTACTCCTGAGCTTGTTGCTCCGACAGTTCCTCCTGTTTCACAGGTTCTACAGTCTTCTCCTGCGCCACGACACAGTAAGCGTACACCTAAGCCATCTGTGAGATTGACTGATTATGTTCTCTACAATGCCAATTACACACCATCTTCCTCACACGCTCTTCCCGATCTTTCGTCTGTCTTCGACAACGGTCGAAGGTACGTCTCTGTTTCCTTTGACAGATTATGTTTTGGATGCTGA
- the LOC104733680 gene encoding F-box/kelch-repeat protein At3g06240-like: MKATKWENGGEEGSNDKALPMKFPYLPQDMITEILLRLDARSLGRFRCVSKPFCSLLSDPTFAKKHVDHNTVRFGHRRLIISSYNNLYAVNCDSIRDGRGGIRDLTAVELDYPLKEDELFLSKLKPKVVYNFKSNRNFRNTYYTTYTRRPVHIFGSSNGKLESKKLPYVVGQSRRSTVSKSGFSYGFGFDSLTNDYKVVKLFDCSENVDNYVYSLKTDSWRRICNMPYKEVPFTSSVELNGSIHWIPVLGGEETQNEVTAFDLNTEKLRVISIPDLGEGCEHNYGRCIVSTLKGRLCVVHWCFKIHDVIWVMNEYGVESSWTKIRINVSFESMKPQPLCSTKNDEAVLLLDGHLVLYNFERSTWRTLKIRGVESGNTYTYVESLISPNSYGIV; encoded by the exons ATGAAAGCGACCAAGTGGGAAAACGGGGGAGAAGAAGGGAGCAATGACAAAGCTTTACCGATGAAATTTCCTTACCTTCCTCAGGACATGATCACAGAAATTCTCCTTCGATTAGATGCTAGATCGTTAGGAAGATTCAGATGCGTATCAAAGCCTTTTTGCTCTCTGTTGTCCGATCCCACGTTTGCGAAGAAGCATGTAGATCATAACACGGTACGTTTTGGCCACCGCAGACTTATCATATcttcttataataatttatatgcGGTGAATTGTGATTCCATCCGTGATGGTCGTGGAGGAATTAGGGATTTGACTGCTGTGGAACTCGATTATCCGCTTAAAGAAGATGAACTTTTCTTATCGAAATTGAAACCGAAAGTTGTTTATAACTTTAAGTCGAATAGAAACTTTAGGAATACATATTATACAACTTATACAAGACGTCCGGTTCATATTTTCGGATCTTCGAACGG AAAGTTAGAATCCAAGAAACTACCGTACGTGGTTGGTCAGTCTCGGCGTTCAACAGTTAGTAAAAGTGGGTTTAGTTATGGTTTTGGTTTCGATTCTCTGACCAATGATTACAAAGTGGTTAAGCTTTTTGATTGTAGCGAGAACGTCGACAATTATGTCTACTCACTGAAGACAGATTCGTGGAGGCGGATATGCAATATGCCTTATAAAGAAGTCCCTTTCACTTCTTCTGTGGAACTCAACGGTTCAATCCATTGGATTCCCGTGCTTGGTggagaagaaactcaaaatgaGGTTACGGCGTTTGATCTTAACACAGAGAAGTTACGAGTTATATCAATCCCTGATTTGGGCGAGGGATGTGAGCATAACTACGGAAGATGTATTGTCAGTACTCTTAAAGGACGTCTCTGTGTGGTTCATTGGTGCTTCAAGATACATGATGTCATATGGGTAATGAATGAGTACGGGGTCGAGAGTTCATGGACTAAGATTCGAATCAACGTTTCCTTCGAAAGCATGAAACCACAACCACTTTGTTCGACCAAGAATGACGAGGCGGTTTTGTTACTCGATGGACACTTGGTCTTGTACAACTTTGAGCGTAGCACTTGGAGGACTCTGAAAATCCGCGGTGTTGAATCCGGCAATACGTACACGTACGTGGAGAGCCTCATATCACCAAACTCATACGGTATAGTAtag